One genomic window of Vibrio ziniensis includes the following:
- the orn gene encoding oligoribonuclease, which produces MSYSDQNLIWIDLEMTGLDPETHKIIEIATIVTDSELNILAEGPVLAIHQPESELNKMDDWCTNTHTGSGLVERIRQSTVTEDQAVAQTIEFLEKWVPRGKSPICGNSIGQDRRFLYKHMPVLEEYFHYRYIDVSTLKELTRRWKPDVLDGFSKKGSHLALDDIRESIAELKYYRQTIMSI; this is translated from the coding sequence TATAGCGATCAAAATCTTATTTGGATCGATTTAGAGATGACTGGCTTAGATCCTGAAACTCATAAAATCATCGAAATTGCCACTATTGTTACCGATAGTGAGTTAAACATTCTGGCTGAAGGGCCTGTGCTAGCAATTCACCAGCCAGAGTCAGAGTTAAACAAAATGGATGATTGGTGTACCAACACACATACAGGCAGCGGACTTGTTGAGCGTATTCGTCAAAGTACCGTGACGGAAGATCAGGCTGTCGCTCAAACTATCGAGTTTCTAGAGAAATGGGTTCCTCGCGGAAAATCACCTATTTGCGGTAACAGTATTGGTCAAGATCGCCGTTTCCTCTACAAACACATGCCTGTATTGGAAGAATATTTCCATTATCGTTATATCGATGTTAGTACCTTGAAAGAGTTGACTCGTCGTTGGAAGCCAGACGTTTTGGATGGCTTCTCGAAGAAGGGGAGTCATTTAGCGTTGGATGATATTCGTGAATCCATTGCCGAGCTTAAGTACTACCGCCAAACCATTATGTCGATTTAA